In Aspergillus nidulans FGSC A4 chromosome II, a single window of DNA contains:
- a CDS encoding PRX5-like subfamily peroxiredoxin (transcript_id=CADANIAT00004106) has translation MAPLKAGDPFPSDVSFQYIPWSEDKGEVTACGIPIKYDASKEWADKKVVLFSVPGAFTPTCSVNHLPGYIKNLPELKKKGIQIVAVVASNDPFVMSAWGKANQVTGDDILFLSDPDAKFSDSIGWASGGRTGRYAIIIDHGKVTYADIETKKGAVEVSGADAVLAHL, from the exons ATGGCTCCCCTCAAGGCCGGTGACCCCTTTCCCAGCGACGTCTCTTTCCAGTATATCCCCTGGTCTGAAGACAAGGGTGAGGTCACCGCGTGCGGCATTCCAATCAAATACGATGCCTCCAAGGAGTGGGCAGACAAGAAAGTCGTTCTGTTCTCGGTTCCTG GCGCGTTCACTCCTACCTGCTCCGTGAACCACCTCCCCGGCTACATCAAGAACCTTCCcgagctgaagaaaaagggCATCCAGATCGTTGCGGTGGTAGCGTCCAATGACCCCTTCGTGATGAGTGCCTGGGGAAAGGCAAACCAGGTTACCGGTGATGACATT TTGTTCCTCTCCGACCCCGACGCGAAATTCTCCGATTCCATTGGATGGGCCAGCGGTGGTCGAACTGGGCGGTATGCGATCATCATTGATCATGGGAAGGTCACGTATGCGGATATCGAGACTAAGAAGGGTGCCGTTGAG GTCTCCGGTGCGGATGCGGTGCTGGCTCATCTGTAA
- a CDS encoding uncharacterized protein (transcript_id=CADANIAT00004107) — protein MPLCRGSKANYWACMQHYAQPTQGNSFSPLALALPATITAQAQTVTNCTVFNWDGNNPSITTYPPQRVSGASSCPETLSNLTCALSASGYAQYPGRVNITHVATDIFASVVMETVRSTTLLAPAFNNNVIGSIDATRILRSGQSAYLSFTAYKFCYTGTLYPLEASCGILSGVDLDSYVLYLGESGFSVTYRDQKYHLSPFKTRLDDAFLIALKNRSFTDEPAPHPHRRPIANS, from the exons ATGCCGCTTTGCAGGGGTTCCAAGGCGAATTACTGGGCTTGTATG CAACactatgctcagccaacgCAAGGCaactctttctctcctctcgcCCTTGCCCTCCCAGCCACTATCACTGCCCAAGCTCAGACTGTTACTAACTGCACCGTCTTCAACTGGGACGGAAATAACCCGTCCATAACGACCTATCCGCCCCAACGCGTCTCCGGCGCTTCCTCATGCCCTGAGACATTGTCAAACCTCACCTGTGCTCTGTCAGCGTCAGGTTACGCCCAGTATCCTGGAAGGGTCAATATCACCCACGTCGCCACGGACATATTCGCTTCTGTTGTGATGGAGACCGTGCGTAGCACCACGCTTTTGGCGCCGGCGTTCAACAACAACGTGATTGGGTCTATTGACGCAACTCGCATTCTGCGATCCGGGCAATCAGCGTATCTCAGTTTCACAGCATACAAGTTTTGCTATACCGGTACG CTCTATCCGCTCGAGGCCAGTTGCGGAATCCTGTCAGGGGTTGATCTAGATTCCTACGTGTTGTATCTGGGTGAATCAGGCTTTTCTGTCACTTATCGAGA CCAGAAGTATCACCTCTCTCCCTTCAAGACCCGACTTGACGACGCATTCCTCATCGCACTCAAAAACAGG TCCTTTACAGATGAGCCAGCACCGCATCCGCACCGGAGACCTATCGCAAACAGTTAG